Proteins encoded within one genomic window of Camelina sativa cultivar DH55 chromosome 19, Cs, whole genome shotgun sequence:
- the LOC104764471 gene encoding calmodulin-like protein 3, which yields MDQAELCRIFQMFDRNGDGKITKQELNDSLENLGIYIPDKDLVQMIEKIDLNGDGYVDIEEFGGLYQTIMEERDEEEDMIEAFNVFDQNRDGFITVEELKSVLASLGLKQGRTLEDCKRMISKVDVDGDGMVNFKEFKQMMKGGGFAALGSDL from the coding sequence ATGGATCAAGCAGAGCTTTGCCGGATATTCCAAATGTTCGACAGGAACGGTGACGGCAAAATCACGAAGCAAGAGCTGAACGATTCATTGGAGAATCTAGGAATCTACATCCCTGACAAAGACTTGGTGCAGATGATCGAGAAGATTGATCTCAACGGTGACGGGTACGTGGACATCGAAGAGTTTGGAGGGTTGTACCAGACGATAATGGAGGAAAGAGACGAGGAGGAAGACATGATAGAAGCTTTCAATGTGTTCGATCAGAACAGGGACGGGTTCATCACGGTTGAAGAGCTAAAATCTGTGTTAGCTTCCTTGGGGCTCAAGCAAGGAAGAACCCTAGAGGATTGCAAGAGGATGATAAGCAAAGTTGACGTTGATGGAGATGGGATGGTGAACTTCAAAGAGTTTAAACAGATGATGAAAGGTGGTGGATTTGCCGCCTTAGGATCAGacttgtaa
- the LOC104764473 gene encoding protein FAR1-RELATED SEQUENCE 12-like isoform X1 yields MEGNSLPEEDVEMMENSNGTKTVTYEASPMVEPFIGMEFESEESAKSFYDNYATVMGFVMRVDAFRRSMRDGTVVWRRLVCNKEGFRRSRPRRSESRKPRAITREGCKALIVVKREKSGKWLVTKFVKEHNHPLLPLSPNVRRNPHLSQTPDEKDAKIRELSAELSRERKRCAALQQQLDMVFKEMEEHSNHLSTNINNVIQSVREIESNTFTKL; encoded by the exons A TGGAAGGGAACTCGTTACCCGAAGAAGATGTAGAGATGATGGAGAATTCAAATGGAACTAAAACAGTCACATATGAAGCTTCTCCAATGGTGGAGCCGTTCATTGGTATGGAGTTCGAATCAGAAGAATCTGCAAAGTCTTTCTATGACAATTATGCCACAGTCATGGGTTTTGTTATGCGGGTGGATGCTTTCAGGCGATCAATGCGAGATGGGACTGTGGTGTGGCGCAGACTCGTGTGTAATAAAGAAGGATTCCGTAGATCGAGACCTCGTAGAAGCGAGAGCAGGAAACCTCGAGCTATAACAAGAGAAGGGTGTAAGGCTTTGATTGTAGTGAAAAGAGAGAAATCTGGAAAATGGCTCGTCACTAAATTTGTGAAAGAACATAATCATCCTCTCTTGCCTCTCTCACCTAATGTTCGCCGGAATCCCCACCTCTCTCAGACACCG GACGAGAAAGACGCAAAGATTAGGGAGCTGAGTGCAGAGCTTAGCCGAGAGAGAAAGCGTTGTGCTGCGTTGCAACAGCAGCTTGATATGGTCttcaaggagatggaagaaCATTCCAACCATCTCTCCACTAACATCAATAATGTTATCCAAAGTGTAAGAGAAATTGAGTCCAATACTTTCACCAAACTGTAA
- the LOC104764473 gene encoding protein FAR1-RELATED SEQUENCE 5-like isoform X2 has protein sequence MMENSNGTKTVTYEASPMVEPFIGMEFESEESAKSFYDNYATVMGFVMRVDAFRRSMRDGTVVWRRLVCNKEGFRRSRPRRSESRKPRAITREGCKALIVVKREKSGKWLVTKFVKEHNHPLLPLSPNVRRNPHLSQTPDEKDAKIRELSAELSRERKRCAALQQQLDMVFKEMEEHSNHLSTNINNVIQSVREIESNTFTKL, from the exons ATGATGGAGAATTCAAATGGAACTAAAACAGTCACATATGAAGCTTCTCCAATGGTGGAGCCGTTCATTGGTATGGAGTTCGAATCAGAAGAATCTGCAAAGTCTTTCTATGACAATTATGCCACAGTCATGGGTTTTGTTATGCGGGTGGATGCTTTCAGGCGATCAATGCGAGATGGGACTGTGGTGTGGCGCAGACTCGTGTGTAATAAAGAAGGATTCCGTAGATCGAGACCTCGTAGAAGCGAGAGCAGGAAACCTCGAGCTATAACAAGAGAAGGGTGTAAGGCTTTGATTGTAGTGAAAAGAGAGAAATCTGGAAAATGGCTCGTCACTAAATTTGTGAAAGAACATAATCATCCTCTCTTGCCTCTCTCACCTAATGTTCGCCGGAATCCCCACCTCTCTCAGACACCG GACGAGAAAGACGCAAAGATTAGGGAGCTGAGTGCAGAGCTTAGCCGAGAGAGAAAGCGTTGTGCTGCGTTGCAACAGCAGCTTGATATGGTCttcaaggagatggaagaaCATTCCAACCATCTCTCCACTAACATCAATAATGTTATCCAAAGTGTAAGAGAAATTGAGTCCAATACTTTCACCAAACTGTAA
- the LOC104764475 gene encoding formin-like protein 10: MDYAIIITIFSLLSCASSPLSYASPASFSRRHILQTPPTDPSTFSPPFFPPYSSSSPPPPSPPQPLPPPAPTFATFPANISALVLPRSPQSHTPSRTLLIPAISAVLAVATLLALFLFLYGRWRGQTRHFKEESKSLASSSSDITKSEQQTPQCPQTRNNTTENKLSVAPSTSDVLYLGNVATSSGSVYVKPASPEISPLPPLPARSFLLQHNSDKEEEEEEDDDFYSPLASIAGQEPRDRRTNPYSNCSCSISSHSDSPAMSPSATISPPMNSTAPHWSTNQNPHSPSSPERTVRNNKRYGGASLRMFSLWNQNLGFPRISSASTSPERGMIRTPDAYARSSMYSSVSTTPDRFFRKVLDSSPPRWNDFSRNVKSLFLSSTSASPARDFCINISESSRSLKPSWENPEFGTTEQSDSGAAAVTIPPPQRPPPAMPEPPPLVPPSQSFMLQKSGKKLSFSELPHSCREGTTERPKPKLKPLPWDRVRPSSRRTTTWDRLPYNSSNANSKQRSLSCDLPMLNQESKVLDARKSQNVATLLTTLKLTTHDVCQALRDGNYDALGADLLDSLARVVPSEEEEKKLISYSDDSVIKLAPSERFLKELLNVPFVFKRVDALLSVVSFDSNVKHLKGSLRVIEAACEALRNSRMLVRLVGAVLETGIKSGNAHAFKLEALLELVDIKSLDGRTSILHSVVQNITGSEGIKGLTIVRNLSSVLDDVKKAADLDYGVLRSDVAKLYQGVQKVNEVLLLCEDTGHNQEHHWWKFRESMTQFLETAAEEIKKIEREEGSTLFAVKKITEYFHVDSAKEEAQLLKVFVIVRDFLNILDGVCKKMQVTREETALA, encoded by the exons atgGACTAcgccatcatcatcaccatcttctccCTCCTATCATGCGCATCCTCTCCCTTATCATACGCCTCTCCGGCCAGTTTCAGTCGCCGTCACATTCTACAAACTCCTCCGACTGACCCTTCCACATTTTCGCCGCCGTTCTTCCCACCTTACAGCTCctcctctcctcctcctccttcgccACCGCAGCCTCTTCCGCCTCCCGCCCCCACGTTCGCGACTTTCCCGGCGAACATCTCCGCACTCGTCCTCCCTCGCTCTCCTCAATCTCACACTCCTTCCCGTACACTCCTCATCCCAGCTATCTCCGCCGTGCTCGCCGTAGCAACACTACTCGccctgtttttgtttctctacgGACGGTGGCGAGGGCAAACCCGTCACTTTAAAGAAGAATCCAAGagcttagcttcttcttcttcagacatTACCAAATCTGAACAACAAACTCCTCAATGTCcccaaacaagaaacaacacaaCTGAAAACAAACTCTCTGTAGCTCCTTCTACCTCCGATGTTCTATACCTCGGCAACGTCGCCACTTCCTCCGGTTCTGTTTACGTTAAACCAGCCTCACCGGAGATCTCTCCTCTCCCACCATTACCTGCTCGTAGCTTCCTCCTGCAGCACAACTccgataaagaagaagaagaagaagaagacgacgacttTTACTCGCCTCTGGCGTCTATAGCTGGTCAAGAACCACGAGACCGGAGAACCAATCCGTACAGCAACTGCTCTTGCTCTATCTCTTCACACTCGGATTCTCCGGCGATGTCACCGTCCGCTACGATTTCTCCTCCGATGAACTCTACCGCTCCACATTGGTCAACTAACCAAAACCCTCACTCTCCCTCTTCACCGGAGAGAACCGTAAGGAACAATAAGAGATACGGTGGTGCGTCTCTGAGAATGTTTAGCCTCTGGAATCAGAATCTAGGGTTTCCAAGAATCTCCTCTGCTTCTACTTCACCAGAGAGAGGTATGATTAGAACTCCTGACGCATATGCTCGTTCCTCTATGTACTCTTCAGTCTCCACCACGCCGGATCGTTTTTTCCGGAAGGTTCTGGACTCTTCGCCGCCGAGATGGAACGATTTCAGTCGAAACGTCAAGTCTTTGTTCCTTTCTTCAACTTCTGCGTCACCAGCTAGAGATTTTTGTATCAACATCTCTGAATCTTCAAGAAGTTTGAAACCTTCTTGGGAAAATCCAGAGTTTGGTACAACTGAACAGAGCGACTCGGGTGCAGCTGCTGTTACTATTCCTCCTCCACAACGGCCACCGCCGGCAATGCCGGAGCCTCCTCCTCTTGTGCCACCGTCACAGTCTTTTATGCTTCAGAAATCTGGAAAAAAGCTATCTTTCTCTGAGTTACCACATAGTTGTCGGGAAGGAACAACAGAGCGACCAAAGCCAAAGCTGAAACCTTTGCCTTGGGACAGAGTCCGACCAAGTTCTCGCCGGACAACTACATGGGACCGTCTTCCGTACAACTCTTCGAATGCTAACTCGAAACAGAGAAGTCTTAGCTGTGATCTTCCGATGCTAAATCAAGAGAGCAAAGTTTTAGATGCAAGAAAGAGTCAAAATGTTGCTACTCTTCTTACAACACTTAAGCTCACCACACATGATGTTTGTCAAGCCCTTCGAGATG GTAACTATGATGCACTTGGAGCTGACCTTCTTGATAGTTTAGCAAGAGTAGTGCcgagcgaagaagaagagaagaagctgatTAGCTATAGTGATGATTCAGTGATCAAGCTTGCCCCATCAGAAAGGTTTCTGAAGGAATTGCTTAATGTGCCTTTCGTATTCAAACGGGTTGATGCATTGCTCTCTGTTGTTAGTTTTGACTCCAATGTCAAACACTTGAAAGGGTCACTCCGCGTTATAGAG GCTGCTTGTGAGGCACTGCGAAATAGCAGGATGTTAGTGAGACTTGTTGGAGCTGTCTTAGAGACAGGGATAAAGAGTGGTAATGCTCATGCCTTCAAACTTGAGGCGCTACTTGAGCTTGTCGATATCAAATCGTTAGATGGAAGAACCAGTATCTTGCATTCTGTTGTACAAAACATCACAGGATCAGAAGGCATCAAAGGGCTAACCATTGTGAGAAATCTGAGTTCAGTACTTGACGATGTCAAGAAAGCTGCAGATTTGGACTATGGCGTTCTAAGAAGCGATGTGGCGAAGCTTTATCAAGGAGTTCAGAAAGTAAATGAGGTTCTGCTACTGTGTGAGGACACAGGACACAATCAAGAACACCATTGGTGGAAATTCAGGGAGTCGATGACCCAATTCTTGGAAACCGCTGCTGAGGAGATTAAAAAgatagaaagagaagaaggttcCACACTCTTTGCAGTGAAAAAGATCACAGAGTATTTCCATGTTGATTCCGCAAAGGAAGAAGCTCAGCTATTGAAAGTATTTGTTATTGTGAGAGACTTCTTGAACATTCTAGATGGAGTATGCAAGAAAATGCAGGTGACTAGAGAAGAGACTGCTCTGGCTTAG
- the LOC104764477 gene encoding F-box/LRR-repeat protein 12-like, with the protein MEVVSESDDAETSSITHLPDDCLSFIFQRLDNVADHDSFGLTCHRWLNIQNISRRSLQFQCSFTVLNPATLSQPNPDVNSYHLHRLLTRFQWLEHLSLSGCTLLNDSSLASLRFPGARLRCLYLDCCFGISDDGISTVASFCPNLRVVSLYRCNISDIALEALARASVPLMCLNLSYCPLVSDLGIKVLSQACLQLKSVKISNCKSITGVGFNGCSPTLGYVDAESCQLEPKGITGIISGGGIEFLNLSGVSCYIHKDGLVHIGSGIASKLRILNLRMCRTVGDESIEAIAKGCPVLQEWNLALCHEVKVLGWEAVGKWCRNLKNLHVNRCRNLCDRGLLALRGGCTNLQILYMSGNARLTPTAVEMFRLHRADITIRAEEMMAIGADWRLYAQE; encoded by the coding sequence ATGGAGGTTGTGTCCGAGTCTGATGATGCTGAGACCTCCTCCATTACCCACCTTCCAGATGACTGTCTTTCCTTTATCTTCCAACGACTTGATAATGTGGCTGACCATGATTCATTCGGTTTGACTTGTCATCGCTGGCTCAACATCCAAAACATAAGCCGTCGATCTTTACAGTTTCAGTGTTCCTTCACTGTCCTGAATCCTGCAACTCTGTCTCAGCCGAATCCTGATGTGAATTCCTATCATCTCCACAGGCTTCTCACTCGGTTCCAGTGGTTGGAGCATCTCTCGCTTTCTGGTTGCACGTTACTGAATGATTCAAGCCTCGCCTCTCTCAGGTTTCCCGGTGCAAGACTGCGTTGTCTTTACTTAGATTGTTGCTTTGGTATTTCTGATGATGGGATCTCTACAGTTGCTAGCTTTTGCCCCAATCTAAGAGTGGTTAGTCTCTACCGCTGCAATATCAGTGACATTGCGTTAGAAGCTTTAGCCAGGGCTTCCGTGCCTCTAATGTGCCTGAATCTCTCGTACTGCCCTCTGGTGTCTGATTTGGGGATAAAGGTATTGTCACAAGCATGCTTGCAGCTTAAGTCAGTGAAGATCTCAAACTGCAAGAGCATAACCGGTGTTGGCTTCAACGGCTGTTCTCCAACTCTAGGCTATGTGGATGCTGAGTCTTGTCAGCTTGAGCCTAAGGGTATAACTGGGATCATTAGCGGAGGTGGGATTGAGTTTCTAAACCTTTCAGGGGTAAGTTGCTACATCCACAAAGATGGGTTGGTACATATTGGCTCTGGGATTGCATCAAAACTTAGAATCTTGAACCTAAGGATGTGCAGAACGGTTGGTGATGAATCCATCGAAGCTATAGCAAAAGGTTGTCCAGTGCTCCAAGAGTGGAACTTGGCTCTGTGTCATGAAGTTAAGGTTTTGGGATGGGAAGCCGTAGGAAAGTGGTGCCGTAACTTGAAGAATCTCCATGTGAACCGTTGTAGGAACTTATGTGACCGAGGGTTGCTTGCTCTACGAGGTGGTTGCACGAACCTCCAGATTCTCTACATGAGCGGGAATGCGAGGCTGACCCCTACAGCAGTTGAGATGTTCAGGTTACATAGAGCCGATATAACAATAAGGGCAGAGGAAATGATGGCCATAGGAGCAGACTGGAGACTATATGCACAAGAATGA
- the LOC104764481 gene encoding peroxisomal membrane protein 13: MASQPTGGSPPKPWEQEGNTSGPNPFRPPSNTSTAGSVEASGTANPGEVVSSINRTNTSPNMNALSRPVPTRPWEQQNYGTTMGGYGSNLGVNSGYGSGTYGSALGGYGSSYGGGMYGGSSMYRGGYGGGGGLYGSSGGMYGGGGMYGGTMGGYGMGMGTGMGMGMGMGMSPYGGQDPNDPYNQPPSPPGFWISFLRVMQGAVNFFGRVAMLIDQNTQAFHMFMSALLQLFDRGGMLYGELARFVLRILGVRTKPRKMQQPPQGPNGLPLPHQPNRNQNYIEGPKAAAPAPGGGGGWDNVWGN, from the exons ATGGCATCTCAGCCGACAG GTGGCAGTCCTCCTAAACCTTGGGAACAAGAAGGAAATACATCTGGTCCTAATCCTTTCAGGCCTCCTTCAAATACTAGCACGGCTGGTTCAGTTGAAGCTTCTGGCACAGCTAATCCTGGTGAAGTTGTTTCATCCATAAACAGGACTAATACATCTCCTAATATGAATGCATTGAGTAGGCCTGTACCGACTAGACCTTGGGAGCAGCAGAATTACGGGACCACTATGGGAG GTTATGGTTCAAATCTAGGGGTGAATTCTGGGTATGGGTCAGGTACATATGGTTCAGCATTAGGTGGGTATGGTTCATCATATGGTGGTGGAATGTATGGAGGTAGTAGCATGTATAGAGGAGGTTACGGTGGCGGTGGTGGTCTATATGGAAGTTCGGGCGGCATGTATGGTGGAGGTGGGATGTATGGTGGCACGATGGGTGGTTATGGGATGGGTATGGGAACGGGAATGGGGATGGGGATGGGGATGGGAATGAGTCCTTATGGTGGTCAAGATCCAAATGACCCTTATAATCAACCTCCATCTCCACCAGGCTTCTGGATTTCATTTCTCCGTGTG ATGCAAGGTGCTGTGAATTTCTTTGGCCGTGTAGCGATGCTTATAGATCAAAACACGCAGGCCTTTCACATGTTCATGTCTGCGCTTCTTCAG CTGTTTGATCGTGGTGGTATGTTATATGGAGAATTAGCAAGATTTGTATTACGTATACTTGGGGTGAGAACAAAGCCTAGAAAGATGCAGCAGCCACCACAAGGGCCCAACGGACTCCCTTTACCCCACCAGCCAAATAGAAACCAGAACTACATCGAGGGGCCTAAAGCTGCTGCACCAGCACCAGGTGGTGGCGGTGGTTGGGACAATGTATGGGGAAACTAA
- the LOC104764480 gene encoding uncharacterized protein LOC104764480 isoform X2 has product MAASANPSRNNQEGSSATQKVSTSSAAAAATNGGAVNSVDNGGGNTGAAAADNNSQTIGALRHNSGISTDWTHEEQSLLEDLLLKYATEPSVFRYAKIAMKMKDKTVRDVALRCRWMTKKENGKRRKDDHSSRKSKDKKEKTTDSSAKSSSHLNVHPNGPSYAPPMLPVDTDDGISFKAIGGLSGDLLEQNAQLFNQVSSNFTAFQLHENVNILSKVRDNILTILNDLNDMPEVMKQMPPLPVKVNEDLANSILPRPSHPSHQMKP; this is encoded by the exons atggcgGCGAGCGCGAACCCGTCGAGGAACAATCAGGAAGGTTCTTCGGCGACGCAGAAGGTATCGACTTCTTCAGCGGCGGCGGCGGCTACGAATGGCGGTGCTGTTAATTCTGTCGATAATGGTGGTGGCAATACAGGCGCCGCGGCGGCTGATAATAATTCGCAGACGATTGGCGCGTTGAGGCATAATTCAGGGATCTCTACCGATTGGACTCATGAAGAACAATCCTTATTGGAAGATTTGCTCCTCAA GTACGCGACAGAGCCGTCAGTTTTTCGATATGCCAAGATTGCGATGAAAATGAAAGATAAGACTGTCCGAGATGTTGCGCTGCGCTGTAGATGGATGACT aaaaaggaaaatggaAAGCGCAGGAAAGACGACCATTCGTCGAGGAAAAGCAAAGATAAGAAA GAAAAAACTACAGATTCTTCAGCCAAGTCCTCATCTCATTTGAATGTTCATCCTAATGGTCCTTCGTATGCTCCGCCTATGTTGCCTGTAGATACTGATGATGGTATTTCGTTTAAAG CTATTGGTGGTTTGAGTGGAGATCTTCTCGAGCAAAATGCTCAACTGTTCAATCAAGTTTCATCAAATTTTACAGCTTTCCAG CTACATGAGAATGTCAATATCTTGAGCAAAGTTCGGGACAATATCCTCACAATCTTGAACGA CTTGAATGACATGCCAGAGGTAATGAAGCAGATGCCACCTCTTCCGGTGAAGGTGAACGAAGACCTGGCAAATTCGATCCTCCCTCGCCCATCCCATCCATCCCATCAAATGAAGCCATGA
- the LOC104764480 gene encoding uncharacterized protein LOC104764480 isoform X1 codes for MAASANPSRNNQEGSSATQKVSTSSAAAAATNGGAVNSVDNGGGNTGAAAADNNSQTIGALRHNSGISTDWTHEEQSLLEDLLLKYATEPSVFRYAKIAMKMKDKTVRDVALRCRWMTKKENGKRRKDDHSSRKSKDKKEKTTDSSAKSSSHLNVHPNGPSYAPPMLPVDTDDGISFKAIGGLSGDLLEQNAQLFNQVSSNFTAFQVNSTSTFQLLHENVNILSKVRDNILTILNDLNDMPEVMKQMPPLPVKVNEDLANSILPRPSHPSHQMKP; via the exons atggcgGCGAGCGCGAACCCGTCGAGGAACAATCAGGAAGGTTCTTCGGCGACGCAGAAGGTATCGACTTCTTCAGCGGCGGCGGCGGCTACGAATGGCGGTGCTGTTAATTCTGTCGATAATGGTGGTGGCAATACAGGCGCCGCGGCGGCTGATAATAATTCGCAGACGATTGGCGCGTTGAGGCATAATTCAGGGATCTCTACCGATTGGACTCATGAAGAACAATCCTTATTGGAAGATTTGCTCCTCAA GTACGCGACAGAGCCGTCAGTTTTTCGATATGCCAAGATTGCGATGAAAATGAAAGATAAGACTGTCCGAGATGTTGCGCTGCGCTGTAGATGGATGACT aaaaaggaaaatggaAAGCGCAGGAAAGACGACCATTCGTCGAGGAAAAGCAAAGATAAGAAA GAAAAAACTACAGATTCTTCAGCCAAGTCCTCATCTCATTTGAATGTTCATCCTAATGGTCCTTCGTATGCTCCGCCTATGTTGCCTGTAGATACTGATGATGGTATTTCGTTTAAAG CTATTGGTGGTTTGAGTGGAGATCTTCTCGAGCAAAATGCTCAACTGTTCAATCAAGTTTCATCAAATTTTACAGCTTTCCAGGTGAATTCAACTTCCACTTTTCAGCTT CTACATGAGAATGTCAATATCTTGAGCAAAGTTCGGGACAATATCCTCACAATCTTGAACGA CTTGAATGACATGCCAGAGGTAATGAAGCAGATGCCACCTCTTCCGGTGAAGGTGAACGAAGACCTGGCAAATTCGATCCTCCCTCGCCCATCCCATCCATCCCATCAAATGAAGCCATGA
- the LOC104764479 gene encoding uncharacterized protein LOC104764479, with translation MLRTRLLWFTLGFSVSGGSIAHLVWRNLYAERFAITSDMKEKFNALEGRVSGLESSGGYENPTPAQAES, from the exons atgttgagaaCTCGACTTCTTTGGTTTACGCTTGGGTTTTCCGTCAGCGGAGGTTCCATTGCTCATCTCGTGTGGCGTAATCTCTATGCAGAACGTTTCGCTATTACTTctgat ATGAAGGAGAAATTCAATGCTCTGGAAGGTAGAGTTTCGGGTTTGGAGTCGTCTGGTGGTTATGAGAATCCGACTCCAGCTCAG GCTGAGAGTTGA